A genome region from Pithys albifrons albifrons isolate INPA30051 chromosome 24, PitAlb_v1, whole genome shotgun sequence includes the following:
- the SRSF10 gene encoding serine/arginine-rich splicing factor 10 isoform X5, with the protein MSRYLRPPNTSLFVRNVADDTRSEDLRREFGRYGPIVDVYVPLDFYTRRPRGFAYVQFEDVRDAEDALHNLDRKWICGRQIEIQFAQGDRKTPNQMKAKEGRNLYSSSRYDDYDRYRRSRSRSYERRRSRSRSFDYSYRRSYSPRNSRPAGRPRRSRSHSDNDRGRTKL; encoded by the exons ATGTCCCGATACCTGCGGCCCCCCAACACCTCGCTCTTCGTGCGCAACGTGGCCGACGACACCCG GTCCGAGGATCTGCGCCGGGAGTTCGGCCGCTACGGGCCCATCGTCGACGTTTATGTCCCGCTCGACTTCTACACCCGCCGGCCCAGGGGCTTTGCTTACGTTCAAT TCGAAGATGTGCGAGACGCAGAGGACGCTCTGCACAACCTGGACCGGAAGTGGATCTGCGGGCGGCAGATCGAGATCCAGTTCGCGCAGGGCGACCGCAAGA CACCAAATCAAATGAAAGCCAAGGAAGGGAGAAACCTGTACAGCTCCTCTCGCTACGACGACTACGACAGATACCGGCGGTCCCGGAGCCGCAGCTACGAGAGGAGGCGCTCCCGGAGCCGCTCCTTCGACTACAGCTACAGGAGATCCTACAGCCCCAGGAA cagcagacCCGCGGGAAGGCCTCGCCGCAGCAGAAGCCACTCGGACAACGATAG aGGTAGGACTAAACTTTGA
- the SRSF10 gene encoding serine/arginine-rich splicing factor 10 isoform X4: MSRYLRPPNTSLFVRNVADDTRSEDLRREFGRYGPIVDVYVPLDFYTRRPRGFAYVQFEDVRDAEDALHNLDRKWICGRQIEIQFAQGDRKTPNQMKAKEGRNLYSSSRYDDYDRYRRSRSRSYERRRSRSRSFDYSYRRSYSPRNSRPAGRPRRSRSHSDNDRFKHRNRSFSRSKSNSRSRSKSQPKKEMKAKSRSRGRTKL; this comes from the exons ATGTCCCGATACCTGCGGCCCCCCAACACCTCGCTCTTCGTGCGCAACGTGGCCGACGACACCCG GTCCGAGGATCTGCGCCGGGAGTTCGGCCGCTACGGGCCCATCGTCGACGTTTATGTCCCGCTCGACTTCTACACCCGCCGGCCCAGGGGCTTTGCTTACGTTCAAT TCGAAGATGTGCGAGACGCAGAGGACGCTCTGCACAACCTGGACCGGAAGTGGATCTGCGGGCGGCAGATCGAGATCCAGTTCGCGCAGGGCGACCGCAAGA CACCAAATCAAATGAAAGCCAAGGAAGGGAGAAACCTGTACAGCTCCTCTCGCTACGACGACTACGACAGATACCGGCGGTCCCGGAGCCGCAGCTACGAGAGGAGGCGCTCCCGGAGCCGCTCCTTCGACTACAGCTACAGGAGATCCTACAGCCCCAGGAA cagcagacCCGCGGGAAGGCCTCGCCGCAGCAGAAGCCACTCGGACAACGATAG GTTCAAACACCGCAATCGATCTTTTTCAAGATCTAAGTCCAATTCAAGATCACGATCCAAGTCACAGCCCAAGAAAGAAATGAAGGCTAAATCACGGTCTAG aGGTAGGACTAAACTTTGA
- the SRSF10 gene encoding serine/arginine-rich splicing factor 10 isoform X6 yields the protein MSRYLRPPNTSLFVRNVADDTRSEDLRREFGRYGPIVDVYVPLDFYTRRPRGFAYVQFEDVRDAEDALHNLDRKWICGRQIEIQFAQGDRKTPNQMKAKEGRNLYSSSRYDDYDRYRRSRSRSYERRRSRSRSFDYSYRRSYSPRNRPAGRPRRSRSHSDNDRGRTKL from the exons ATGTCCCGATACCTGCGGCCCCCCAACACCTCGCTCTTCGTGCGCAACGTGGCCGACGACACCCG GTCCGAGGATCTGCGCCGGGAGTTCGGCCGCTACGGGCCCATCGTCGACGTTTATGTCCCGCTCGACTTCTACACCCGCCGGCCCAGGGGCTTTGCTTACGTTCAAT TCGAAGATGTGCGAGACGCAGAGGACGCTCTGCACAACCTGGACCGGAAGTGGATCTGCGGGCGGCAGATCGAGATCCAGTTCGCGCAGGGCGACCGCAAGA CACCAAATCAAATGAAAGCCAAGGAAGGGAGAAACCTGTACAGCTCCTCTCGCTACGACGACTACGACAGATACCGGCGGTCCCGGAGCCGCAGCTACGAGAGGAGGCGCTCCCGGAGCCGCTCCTTCGACTACAGCTACAGGAGATCCTACAGCCCCAGGAA cagacCCGCGGGAAGGCCTCGCCGCAGCAGAAGCCACTCGGACAACGATAG aGGTAGGACTAAACTTTGA
- the SRSF10 gene encoding serine/arginine-rich splicing factor 10 isoform X1: MSRYLRPPNTSLFVRNVADDTRSEDLRREFGRYGPIVDVYVPLDFYTRRPRGFAYVQFEDVRDAEDALHNLDRKWICGRQIEIQFAQGDRKTPNQMKAKEGRNLYSSSRYDDYDRYRRSRSRSYERRRSRSRSFDYSYRRSYSPRNSRPAGRPRRSRSHSDNDRFKHRNRSFSRSKSNSRSRSKSQPKKEMKAKSRSRSASHTKSRGTSKTDSKTHYKSSSRYEKESRKKEPARSKSQSRSHSRSRSKSRSRSWTSPKSSGH; this comes from the exons ATGTCCCGATACCTGCGGCCCCCCAACACCTCGCTCTTCGTGCGCAACGTGGCCGACGACACCCG GTCCGAGGATCTGCGCCGGGAGTTCGGCCGCTACGGGCCCATCGTCGACGTTTATGTCCCGCTCGACTTCTACACCCGCCGGCCCAGGGGCTTTGCTTACGTTCAAT TCGAAGATGTGCGAGACGCAGAGGACGCTCTGCACAACCTGGACCGGAAGTGGATCTGCGGGCGGCAGATCGAGATCCAGTTCGCGCAGGGCGACCGCAAGA CACCAAATCAAATGAAAGCCAAGGAAGGGAGAAACCTGTACAGCTCCTCTCGCTACGACGACTACGACAGATACCGGCGGTCCCGGAGCCGCAGCTACGAGAGGAGGCGCTCCCGGAGCCGCTCCTTCGACTACAGCTACAGGAGATCCTACAGCCCCAGGAA cagcagacCCGCGGGAAGGCCTCGCCGCAGCAGAAGCCACTCGGACAACGATAG GTTCAAACACCGCAATCGATCTTTTTCAAGATCTAAGTCCAATTCAAGATCACGATCCAAGTCACAGCCCAAGAAAGAAATGAAGGCTAAATCACGGTCTAGGTCTGCATCTCACACCAAATCTAGAGGCACTTCTAAGACAGATTCTAAAACACACTATAAGTCCAGCTCAAGATATGAGAAGGAGTCGAGGAAAAAAGAACCAGCTAGATCCAAATCCCAGTCAAGATCACATTCTAGATCTAGGTCAAAATCCAGATCGAGGTCTTGGACTAGTCCCAAGTCCAGTGGCCACTAA
- the SRSF10 gene encoding serine/arginine-rich splicing factor 10 isoform X7, with protein MKAKEGRNLYSSSRYDDYDRYRRSRSRSYERRRSRSRSFDYSYRRSYSPRNSRPAGRPRRSRSHSDNDRFKHRNRSFSRSKSNSRSRSKSQPKKEMKAKSRSRSASHTKSRGTSKTDSKTHYKSSSRYEKESRKKEPARSKSQSRSHSRSRSKSRSRSWTSPKSSGH; from the exons ATGAAAGCCAAGGAAGGGAGAAACCTGTACAGCTCCTCTCGCTACGACGACTACGACAGATACCGGCGGTCCCGGAGCCGCAGCTACGAGAGGAGGCGCTCCCGGAGCCGCTCCTTCGACTACAGCTACAGGAGATCCTACAGCCCCAGGAA cagcagacCCGCGGGAAGGCCTCGCCGCAGCAGAAGCCACTCGGACAACGATAG GTTCAAACACCGCAATCGATCTTTTTCAAGATCTAAGTCCAATTCAAGATCACGATCCAAGTCACAGCCCAAGAAAGAAATGAAGGCTAAATCACGGTCTAGGTCTGCATCTCACACCAAATCTAGAGGCACTTCTAAGACAGATTCTAAAACACACTATAAGTCCAGCTCAAGATATGAGAAGGAGTCGAGGAAAAAAGAACCAGCTAGATCCAAATCCCAGTCAAGATCACATTCTAGATCTAGGTCAAAATCCAGATCGAGGTCTTGGACTAGTCCCAAGTCCAGTGGCCACTAA
- the SRSF10 gene encoding serine/arginine-rich splicing factor 10 isoform X3 codes for MVAKIKGVIPDVSYRVTVSLLPVTTNCVTAPIAKPLNPPTFEDVRDAEDALHNLDRKWICGRQIEIQFAQGDRKTPNQMKAKEGRNLYSSSRYDDYDRYRRSRSRSYERRRSRSRSFDYSYRRSYSPRNSRPAGRPRRSRSHSDNDRFKHRNRSFSRSKSNSRSRSKSQPKKEMKAKSRSRSASHTKSRGTSKTDSKTHYKSSSRYEKESRKKEPARSKSQSRSHSRSRSKSRSRSWTSPKSSGH; via the exons ATGGTGGCCAAGATTAAAGGAGTCATACCTGATGTATCCTACAGAGTAACAGTTTCTCTTCTGCCTGTCAC TACCAACTGTGTAACTGCTCCAATTGCCAAGCCCCTTAACCCGCCCACATTCGAAGATGTGCGAGACGCAGAGGACGCTCTGCACAACCTGGACCGGAAGTGGATCTGCGGGCGGCAGATCGAGATCCAGTTCGCGCAGGGCGACCGCAAGA CACCAAATCAAATGAAAGCCAAGGAAGGGAGAAACCTGTACAGCTCCTCTCGCTACGACGACTACGACAGATACCGGCGGTCCCGGAGCCGCAGCTACGAGAGGAGGCGCTCCCGGAGCCGCTCCTTCGACTACAGCTACAGGAGATCCTACAGCCCCAGGAA cagcagacCCGCGGGAAGGCCTCGCCGCAGCAGAAGCCACTCGGACAACGATAG GTTCAAACACCGCAATCGATCTTTTTCAAGATCTAAGTCCAATTCAAGATCACGATCCAAGTCACAGCCCAAGAAAGAAATGAAGGCTAAATCACGGTCTAGGTCTGCATCTCACACCAAATCTAGAGGCACTTCTAAGACAGATTCTAAAACACACTATAAGTCCAGCTCAAGATATGAGAAGGAGTCGAGGAAAAAAGAACCAGCTAGATCCAAATCCCAGTCAAGATCACATTCTAGATCTAGGTCAAAATCCAGATCGAGGTCTTGGACTAGTCCCAAGTCCAGTGGCCACTAA
- the SRSF10 gene encoding serine/arginine-rich splicing factor 10 isoform X2 codes for MSRYLRPPNTSLFVRNVADDTRSEDLRREFGRYGPIVDVYVPLDFYTRRPRGFAYVQFEDVRDAEDALHNLDRKWICGRQIEIQFAQGDRKTPNQMKAKEGRNLYSSSRYDDYDRYRRSRSRSYERRRSRSRSFDYSYRRSYSPRNRPAGRPRRSRSHSDNDRFKHRNRSFSRSKSNSRSRSKSQPKKEMKAKSRSRSASHTKSRGTSKTDSKTHYKSSSRYEKESRKKEPARSKSQSRSHSRSRSKSRSRSWTSPKSSGH; via the exons ATGTCCCGATACCTGCGGCCCCCCAACACCTCGCTCTTCGTGCGCAACGTGGCCGACGACACCCG GTCCGAGGATCTGCGCCGGGAGTTCGGCCGCTACGGGCCCATCGTCGACGTTTATGTCCCGCTCGACTTCTACACCCGCCGGCCCAGGGGCTTTGCTTACGTTCAAT TCGAAGATGTGCGAGACGCAGAGGACGCTCTGCACAACCTGGACCGGAAGTGGATCTGCGGGCGGCAGATCGAGATCCAGTTCGCGCAGGGCGACCGCAAGA CACCAAATCAAATGAAAGCCAAGGAAGGGAGAAACCTGTACAGCTCCTCTCGCTACGACGACTACGACAGATACCGGCGGTCCCGGAGCCGCAGCTACGAGAGGAGGCGCTCCCGGAGCCGCTCCTTCGACTACAGCTACAGGAGATCCTACAGCCCCAGGAA cagacCCGCGGGAAGGCCTCGCCGCAGCAGAAGCCACTCGGACAACGATAG GTTCAAACACCGCAATCGATCTTTTTCAAGATCTAAGTCCAATTCAAGATCACGATCCAAGTCACAGCCCAAGAAAGAAATGAAGGCTAAATCACGGTCTAGGTCTGCATCTCACACCAAATCTAGAGGCACTTCTAAGACAGATTCTAAAACACACTATAAGTCCAGCTCAAGATATGAGAAGGAGTCGAGGAAAAAAGAACCAGCTAGATCCAAATCCCAGTCAAGATCACATTCTAGATCTAGGTCAAAATCCAGATCGAGGTCTTGGACTAGTCCCAAGTCCAGTGGCCACTAA
- the LOC139682468 gene encoding fatty acid-binding protein, liver, translating to MAFAGTWQVYAQENLEPFLKALGLPDDIIKVAKDIKPIVEIQQKGNDFVVTSKTPKQSVTNSFTIGKEADITTMDGRKLKCTVNLVNGKLVCKSDKFSHEQEIKGNEMVETITSGGVTLVRRSKKV from the exons ATGGCCTTCGCTGGGACCTGGCAGGTCTATGCCCAGGAGAACCTGGAGCCCTTCCTCAAAGCCCTTG GGTTGCCAGATGACATTATCAAAGTGGCCAAAGACATCAAGCCCATTGTGGAGAtacagcagaaaggaaatgaCTTTGTTGTGACATCCAAAACCCCCAAGCAATCTGTGACTAACTCGTTTACCATCGGCAAAGAGGCCGATATCACCACGATGGATGGCAGGAAGCTCAAG TGTACTGTGAACTTGGTCAATGGGAAGCTCGTGTGCAAGTCAGATAAATTCTCTCATGAGCAAGAAATTAAAGGGAATGAAATGGTGGAG ACTATAACATCTGGTGGAGTAACACTTGTCAGAAGAAGCAAGAAAGTTTAA
- the MYOM3 gene encoding myomesin-3, with amino-acid sequence MGTRAFFHHREEEQKEERKQSLEMTSTTRKKKFKTSEEEETFSLSELSIAAALALTSEIPKEHKLRREADILELEQRGQRSILFGNDMERLEKEVIGSCRRLRVRRDRRALRRKAVEKARVEKEYIELRSGRAPMFWIPLRAHAVWERMDVTLACTVLGSPTPQVTWYKNGAPIDPRLAPAGKYRIRNDFGMLTLHISRCSMEDSAEYRVEVKNQHGEAYSFATVLVRKYYGKESGFDSEIYKRSLMAREADFAFPLKPLFSREKEPFTLSCFFSSDLLDHQRDITWFRDGELLQSSERQELQCQAREASLTVPCAHKEDEGFYTVRVPSLQGHREQTTYVFVRDAAAETPGAPGSPLNVKCHDVNKDCLILSWVAPSDDGGSPVLGYLIERCVAGSEDWVPCNAQPVKTCRCPILGLAEGQTYQFRVKALNKVGISHPSRASDPVTTRDPSRDSRVTVIPYDEGRTIEISKDDLEGHIKIPLPPTNVHASEVREDYVALAWDEPDPRGREPLNYYVEKSVVGSNSWQMVNVDMPVNSPRFALFDLVKGKSYIFRVRSVNKYGTSEPSLPSQPLTAGAQLAPPPPPSQVLAFRDTKTSVVLQWDKPKDGLEPLGYYIYCRETGTEEWQTVNNKPVTCNEFTVPGLQPGKEYVFCVKSVGEAGLSESSPETEPIVVRPAIACPSAPHGFVLLRCGRTDMTIGWKAPRRRGGTKILGYFLDQHDSSELDWHEVNTQPIPQRVCTVSSLQEGHLYEFRACAMNMAGVGEVSEPSDLFRCEEWTMPEPGPPYDVRCTEVRDSALQLHWEAPLYSGAGPVTGYHVDMCEEGSEEWTRISKQAVPTTHMKVSGLQTGKCYIFRVRALNKAGIGPPSLPSDPVVAKTKPGTNEIELGVDEEGFIYMAFEAPEKNESSEFIWSKDYEGPPDADRVQIVEKGNRSKLILKEPSEKDLGVYSVEVTDVDDDISASCTLTKEDLDKLLKRSHEIRNPLIRLISGWNVDVLEKGAVRLWLQVEPLSPAAGLHLIFNDKELHSTPTHKINFVKEKGLVELIIQDFCADDKGVYTAQLQDGKAKNQFTLVLVDESFAKVAEEADAKRREWKRKQGPHFIESLRWTVTESCEVLLTCKATNLRKDTKFQWFFSQKARAGGVFDPQTGTGTLRIAKVSKADEGQYRAVVSDERGEDQTQLDLTKGAFEELLKELCRISALSATPLKIQPTEEGIKIYTDVKYYTDYMKTTWYHKEKQLESRDRLRAGSTMDRLWLHILSPTDADKGRYTLELFDGNSSHRLSTDLAGQAFEDALAEHRRLKEAAIAEKRRARVVQGLPDVATIMEDKTLCLTCCVSGDPYPEITWFKNEKVIEFKERYKMDVKGSVVTITIEKVCNEDTGKYSIYVKNKYGAETGQVTISVYKHGEIPIGTEQEVPAGIAMKKPK; translated from the exons ATGGGAACTCGAGCCTTCTTCCACCACAGAGAGGAGGAgcaaaaggaggagagaaaacagagcTTGGAAATGACCTCCACAACCAGGAAGAAAAAGTTCAAAACCAG TGAGGAAGAAGAGACTTTCAGCCTCTCAGAGCTGTCGATAGCGGCTGCCCTTGCCTTGACCTCCGAAATACCAAA ggaGCACAAGCTCCGAAGAGAAGCAGacatcctggagctggagcagagggggcAGAGGAGCATCCTGTTTGGGAATGACatggagaggctggagaaggaggtgATCGGCTCCTGCCGGCGGCTGCGCGTGCGGAGGGACCGCAGAGCCCTGCGGAGGAAG GCTGTGGAAAAGGCTCGTGTGGAGAAGGAGTACATTGAGCTGCGCTCAGGGAGAGCCCCCATGTTCTGGATCCCCCTCAGGGCACACGCCGTGTGGGAGAGGATGGACGTGACGTTGGCCTGCACTGTCCTGGGGTCCCCAACCCCACAGGTCACCTG GTACAAGAACGGAGCCCCCATCGATCCCCGCCTGGCCCCAGCAGGGAAATACAGGATCAGGAACGACTTTGGGATGCTGACCCTGCACATCAGCAG ATGCTCCATGGAAGATTCAGCCGAATACAGAGTGGAAGTAAAGAACCAGCACGGAGAGGCCTATTCCTTTGCTACAGTGCTTGTCAGGA AATATTATGGGAAGGAGTCAGGATTTGATTCAGAAATATACAAAA GATCCCTTATGGCCAGGGAGGCAGATTTTGCTTTTCCACTGAAACCCttattttcaagagaaaagGAGCCTTTCACCCTCTcctgtttcttctcttctgaTTTACTTGACCATCAACGAGACATCACCTGGTTCAGAGATG GTGAGTTGCTGCAGAGTTCTGAGcgccaggagctgcagtgccaggcccGGGAGGCGTCTCTGACGGTGCCGTGTGCGCACAAAGAGGACGAGGGGTTCTACACGGTCCGTGTGCCCTCgctgcaggggcacagagagcagacCACTTATGTGTTTGTGAGAG ATGCTGCAGCAGAAACCCCTGGTGCACCTGGATCTCCCCTCAACGTGAAATGCCACGATGTGAACAAAGACTGTTTGATTCTCTCCTGGGTAGCACCCAGTGATGATGGAGGAAGTCCAGTCCTGGGGTATCTTATTGAAAG GTGTGTTGCTGGGTCAGAGGATTGGGTCCCATGCAATGCCCAGCCTGTGAAAACCTGCAGGTGCCCCATCCTGGGCCTTGCCGAGGGACAGACCTACCAGTTCCGAGTAAAGGCTCTCAATAAAGTGGGCATCAGTCACCCCTCCAGGGCCAGTGATCCAGTTACAACACGTGaccccagcagggacagcagagtgaCAG TTATTCCGTACGATGAAGGCAGGACGATAGAAATATCCAAGGATGACCTGGAAG GACACATTAAAATTCCATTGCCACCCACCAATGTTCATGCAAGTGAGGTCAGAGAAGATTATGTGGCTTTGGCCTGGGACGAACCAGATCCCAGAGGCAGAGAGCCCCTGAATTATTATGTGGAAAAG TCGGTTGTGGGCAGCAACTCCTGGCAAATGGTGAACGTGGATATGCCAGTTAATTCCCCAAGATTTGCACTCTTTGATCTGGTTAAAGGAAAGTCCTACATCTTCCGTGTGCGCTCCGTGAACAAGTACGGCACCAGCGAGCCCTCGCTGCCCAGCCAGCCCCTCACTGCCGGGGCACAGCTGG ctcCTCCACCTCCACCATCTCAGGTTTTAGCTTTCAGAGACACCAAGACTTCTGTTGTTCTGCAGTGGGATAAGCCAAAGGATGGTCTGGAGCCCCTTGGCTATTACATCTACTGCAGGGAGACTGGGACAGAGGAGTGGCAAACTGTCAATAACAAGCCTGTGACATGCAACGA ATTTACTGTTCCTGGgctgcagcctggaaaagaatACGTGTTTTGTGTGAAATCTGTTGGTGAGGCAGGACTGAGTGAGAGCTCCCCAGAGACAGAGCCCATCGTTGTCAGGCCAGCCATCG CGtgtccctctgccccacacGGGTTTGTCCTGCTGCGCTGCGGGAGGACCGACATGACCATCGGCTGGAAGGCCCCGCGGCGCAGAGGAGGGACCAAGATCCTGGGTTATTTCCTAGACCAGCACGACAGCTCCGAGCTGGACTGGCATGAAGTGAACACACAGCCAATCCCACAGCGAGTGTGCACG GTCAGCAGCCTGCAGGAGGGGCACCTGTACGAGTTCCGTGCCTGTGCCATGAACATGGCTGGAGTTGGGGAAGTGTCTGAACCCAGTGACCTGTTCAGATGTGAGGAGTGGACAATGCCAGAACCAG gcCCCCCGTACGACGTGAGGTGCACTGAGGTGAGGGACTCGgccctgcagctgcactgggaggCCCCTCTGTACTCGGGGGCAGGGCCAGTCACGGGCTACCACGTGGACATGTGTGAAGAAGGCTCCGAGGAATGGACACGGATAAGCAAACAGGCTGTACCCACCACCCACATGAAG GTTTCAGGCCTGCAGACAGGGAAATGTTATATTTTCCGAGTAAGAGCACTGAACAAGGCTGGAATTGGACCCCCTTCACTCCCCTCCGATCCAGTGGTGGCTAAAACCAAACCTG GCACAAATGAAATTGAACTTGGGGTCGATGAAGAGGGTTTCATTTATATGGCTTTTGAAGCTCCTGAAAAGAATGAATCCTCTGAATTTATCTGGTCAAAGGACTATGAAGGACCACCAGATGCTGACAGAGTTCAGATTGTAGAGAAAGGCAATAG ATCTAAGCTGATACTGAAAGAGCCCTCAGAAAAGGATCTGGGTGTCTATTCAGTGGAGGTCACGGATGTAGATGACGATATCTCTGCCAGCTGCACTCTAACAAAAGAAG ATCTGGACAAGTTACTGAAACGCAGCCACGAGATCAGGAACCCGC TGATCCGGCTGATCTCGGGCTGGAACGTGGATGTCCTGGAGAAGGGCGCGGTGcggctgtggctgcaggtggaGCCGCTGTCCCCGGCCGCGGGGCTGCACCTCATCTTCAACGACAAGGAGCTGCACAGCACTCCC ACTCATAAAATAAACTTTGTCAAGGAAAAAGGCCTTGTAGAGCTGATAATCCAGGATTTCTGTGCAGATGATAAAGGGGTGTacacagcccagctgcaggATGGGAAAGCCAAGAACCAATTCACCCTAGTCCTTGTGGATGAAA GTTTTGCCAAAGTTGCAGAGGAGGCCGATGCCAAACGGAGGGAATGGAAGAGAAAACAGG gTCCGCATTTCATAGAGAGCCTGCGATGGACGGTCACAGAGAGCTGCGAGGTGCTGCTCACCTGCAAG GCAACAAACCTGAGGAAGGACACCAAGTTCCAGTGGTTCTTCAGTCAGAAAGCACGAGCGGGTGGTGTGTTTGACCCACAGACCGGGACAGGAACTCTGCGCATTGCAAAG GTGAGCAAGGCAGATGAGGGGCAGTACAGAGCAGTTGTTTCAGATGAGCGAGGAGAGGACCAAACCCAGCTGGATCTCACCAAAGGAG CCTTTGAAGAGCTGCTGAAGGAGCTGTGCAGGATCAGTG CTCTTTCTGCTACACCTCTGAAAATTCAGCCTACTGAGGAAGGCATCAAAATCTACACGGATGTGAAGTACTACACAGACTACATGAAGACTACCTGGTATCACAA GGAGAAGCAGCTGGAGAGCCGTGACAGGCTGAGGGCGGGCAGCACCATGGACCGGCTCTGGCTGCACATCCTGAGCCCCACGGACGCCGACAAGGGAAGGTACACCCTGGAGCTGTTCGATGGGAACAGCTCCCACAGACTGTCCACGGATCTGGCTGGGCAAG CCTTTGAAGATGCCCTGGCTGAGCACAGAAGGCTCAA GGAAGCAGCAATAGCAGAAAAGC GTCGTGCCAGAGTTGTTCAAGGTCTGCCAGATGTTGCCACCATCATGGAGGATAAG ACCCTGTGTTTAACCTGCTGTGTTTCTGGAGACCCTTACCCAGAAATCACGTGGTTCAAAAACGAGAAGGTTATTGAGTTCAAGGAGCGATACAAGATGGATGTGAAGGGGTCAGTGGTCACAATCACCATAGAGAAGGTCTGCAATGAGGACACAGGAAAATACAGCATCTATGTCAAGAATAAATATGGGGCTGAAACTGGGCAGGTCACTATCAGTGTCTATAAACATGGAGAGATACCAATAGGAACGGAGCAGGAAGTCCCAGCTGGGATTGCCATGAAAAAGCCTAAATGA